A stretch of DNA from Acidimicrobiales bacterium:
GCGTCTCGCACACGTGGTCGGCCCACAGGCCCTCGGCCCGGACCTCGAGCGACCGGCCGGCCGGCGGCCGCACCTCGTGGTCGACGACCGTCACCAGCGGCCGCCCGGCGCCGGCCACGCACGCCCAGTAGCGGGCGACGCCCTCGCCCGGCCGCAGCGCCAGGCGGACCGAGCCGCCCACCGAGGCGTCGGCCGCCGCCCAGTCGAAGGCCCACGCCTCCTCCCAGCCGGCGCCGGCGCCCGCGCCGGGCGGGTGGCGCCCCTCGTCAGCCCGGTCCACGGTCCCGGTCGTCCACGACGGTGGTGCCGGCCAGCCGGTCGTGCAGCCGGGTGACGGCGACGACGACGGCCACCACCCAGCCGAACGACGGGATCCCGAGCGCGCCGAACAGCACGACCCAGCGGGCGAAGGAGCGCATCGGGCCGGGCGGGGCGCCGTCGGGGCCCACGACGCGCAGCCCGAGGACGGCCTTGCCGAGCGTGGCGCCCCACACGGCGACGGGCACGACCTCGGTGACGGCCGAGGCGGCCAGCAGGGCGGTCAGCCCGGCCGCCTCGGAGCGACCGCCGCCGCCGAGCAGCCGGCCCTCGACCTCGACGAGGAGGACGGCGACCAGCCAGGCCAGGGTCACGAGGTCCACGACCCTCGCCCCGACCCGGAGGCCGATCCGCGCCGGCCGGCTCAGGGCCGGTATGAGCCCGCCGGGCGGTGGCAGGGCTGTCGGTCATGCAGATCGACAAGGACACGATCCTCGCCTTCCTGCGGGAGCGGGGGGAGGGCGACAAGGCCGACGAGGCGGACCGGGAGCTGCCCGACCGGGTCGACACCGACGAGCACCAGGGCCTCCTCGAGCGCCTCGGCCTGGACCCGGCCGAGCTGGTCGGCCGCCTCGGCGGGCTCGGCAAGGGCCTCGGGGGCCTGCTCGGCGGCGGCTGACCGCCGGCCCCGTCGGGGCCCCTGGGTCGCCTCGGGCACGGCCGGCGATCGTAACCTTGCCCGGTGGCCGAGTACCTGAGCGACGCCTGGATCGAGGACCTCGGCGCCGCCGTGGCCGCCGACGAGGGGCTGCGGCGGGCGGCTCGGGGCGTGCGGGCCACCGTCCAGCAGGTCGTGGTCGGCGGGCCGGGCGGCGACGTCGCCTGGCACGTGGTGATCGACGACGGCACCGTCGCCGTCCGCCCCGGCGCCGCCGACCACCCGGACGTCACGTTCGAGGAGGACTACGACGCGGCCCGGCGGGTGACCGCCGGCGAGCTGTCGCCCCAGGCGGCGTTCATGACCGGACGCCTCCGGGTCCGGGGCGACCTGCCGCTGCTCGTCCGCCACCAGCCGGCCTTCGCCGC
This window harbors:
- a CDS encoding SCP2 sterol-binding domain-containing protein, translated to MAEYLSDAWIEDLGAAVAADEGLRRAARGVRATVQQVVVGGPGGDVAWHVVIDDGTVAVRPGAADHPDVTFEEDYDAARRVTAGELSPQAAFMTGRLRVRGDLPLLVRHQPAFAALALAAGAVRARTTFAASP
- a CDS encoding RDD family protein; the encoded protein is MPPPGGLIPALSRPARIGLRVGARVVDLVTLAWLVAVLLVEVEGRLLGGGGRSEAAGLTALLAASAVTEVVPVAVWGATLGKAVLGLRVVGPDGAPPGPMRSFARWVVLFGALGIPSFGWVVAVVVAVTRLHDRLAGTTVVDDRDRGPG